In Gemmatimonadota bacterium, the sequence ACGTCCACCCCCCACGGGCGCACGCGATCGATGGCCTCTCCCACCGTGTCCGGATCCAGGCCGCCCGCCAGCACCAGACGGCCCTGGCGGGCCAGCGCGGTGGCGCGCGTCCAGTTGGGGCGGATGCCCTGGCCGCCCCGGCCCGGCCCTTCGAGCAGCAACGGCCGCGCGGCGCCGTACTCCTCGCGGTAGCGCACCGCGCGCGTCACCAGGTCGTCGGCGTCGTGGAAGACCGGCACGAGCCGCTCGAGCGGAACCACCGCCAGGACGTCGCGGCCGGGCTCGGCCTGCACGCGGTCGAGCGGGACCCGCGCCGTCACCGCCTCGATCTCCTCGCGCGTCGGATAGCGGAACACGCCGACCGTCGTGACGAAGGCCGGCACCGCGCCCAGCAGGCGGAGGGCCTCGTCGGGCTCGACCCGCCGCGGCGAGATCGCGAACACGAATCCCAACGCGTCCGCGCCGGCGTCCACGGCGGCGTCGATGGCCTCGACGCTGCGCAGCCCGCAGATCTTCACCCGGATCCTCACGCCCCTCCCCCTTCCCGCCCGGCGGCGATCAGCCCGGCCACCGCTCGCTGGGCGTCCGGCGCACGCATCAAGGCCGTCCCCACCAGCGCCATCCGGTAGCCCAACGCCACCGCCCGGCGCACGTCGTCCGTGTTGGTGATCCCGGACTCGGCCACCGCGACGCAGCCGTCCGGAAGGGCCGGGCGTACCCGCTCCAACCGGAGCGGGTCCACGCGCAGCGTGGTCAGATCCCGCGTGTTGACCCCCACCAGGACGGGCGGCGTGGAGCCGTCGTTGGACCCCACCGGGTCCAGCTCGCGGCCGATGCGCTCGAGGTCGGGCGCGTCGAACGCTTCCGCGAGCACGAACATGCCGAGCGCGCGGGCCGCCGCGGCGATCTCGGACAGCGCACTCCCTGGCAGCATACGCGCAATCAACAGGACGCCGGCCGCGCCAGCGACCTTCGCCTCCCACACCTGATAGGCATCCACCAGGAAGTCCTTGCGCAGCACCGGGGTGGCCACGGCCTCCCCCACGGCCGAGAGATCCTCGAGCGTGCCATCGAAGGCCTCGGGCTCGGTGAGCACGGACAGGGCCGCGGCGCCTCCCGCGGCGTACTGGCGGGCGCGCTCCAGCGGCGGGCCGACCGTGCGCTCCAGCGCCCCTTCGGCCGGGGAGCGCGGCTTGATCTCGGCGATGACGTCGAAGCGGGCGTGGAGCATCAACGGCGTCGGCGAGGGCGTGGCCTCCGCGGCGGCACGCAGCTCGGCGTCCGGGCGCAGACGGCGAGCCTCTTCCATCCGTGCGCGGCTGGACGCCGCCATCCGACCGAGGAAGTCGCTCATGCGGCCGTCAGTCGGTCCAGGAACGTGGCCGCCGCACCCGATTGCAGCGTCTCCCGCGCGCGGGCCACGCCGTCGGCGAAGTCCTGCGCGCGCCCGCTGACCTCCAGCGCCAGACCGGCGGAGAGCGCGAGCGCATCCGCGTGCGCGCCGCGCTCGCCGTCGAACACGCTCTTCAGCGCGTTGGCGTTGTAGGTGGGATCGCCGCCCCGCAGATCGCCCGGCGTGCAGCGCGCCACGCCGACGTCGGCCGGATCACGGGTCTCCTCACGGACGCGTCCCCCCTGCACGTCGAGGAGCAGGAACGGGCCCACGGGTGTGGCCTCGTCCCAGCCCGGCTCGCCGTGCACGACGAAGGCACGTTCGAGGTCGAGTCCCGCCAGGGCGTCCGCCATGAGCCGCGCCACGGGCGCGGAGAACGCACCGATCACGGCGAAGGGGGGCTCCGCCGGATTGGAGAGGGGACCGAGCACGTTGAAGATCGTGCGCACGCCCAGGGCCTGACGGACCGGAGCCACGGTGCGCACCGCCGGATGGAAGTCCGGCGCGAACAGGAAGACGAAGCCGGAGCGCGCCAACGCCGCGGGCACGGCGTCGGGGCCCTGGGGCCGCGCGTATCCCAGCGCCCCCAGCACGTCCGCCGCGCCCGACGCGCTGGAGACGGACCGGTTGCCGTGCTTGACCACCGGCACGCCGGCCGCGGCCGCCAGCAGAGCCGCGCCCGTGGAGAGGTTGTAGCTGCCGGAGCCGTCACCGCCCGTCCCGACGAGATCCACGGCCCCGCTTCCGGCCGGAAGCGCGACGTGACGAGCGCGCTTCCGCATGGCGACGGCGAAGCCACGCACCTCGTCGGCCGTCTCGCCCTTCGCGCGCAAGGCCGCCAGCACCGCCCCGGACCAGATGGCGTCCGTCCGCGGATCCGTGAGCACGTCCAGCAGCGCCTCCGCGTCCGGTTGCGGCAGGTCTTCGCCCCGGAGCAACCGCTCGAGCACGTCGCTCATCCGTCCGCCTGGTCCAGGAAGTTCTTGAGGAGCCGCTCGCCGTCGGGCGTGAGCACGCTCTCGGGATGGAACTGCACGCCCTCGATGGGCAGCTCCGCGTGGCGGATCCCCATCACCTCTCCGTCGGAGGTGTAGGCGGAGATCACGAGACCGCTCGCGGTCGGGGGCTCGGACACGGCCAGCGAGTGGTAGCGTCCCGCCTCGAACGGGTTGGGCAACCCCTCGAACAGGGTGCGGTGGTCGTGGTAGACCCGCGACGTCTTCCCGTGCATCAGTCGTTGGGCGCGTCCCACCTCCAGGCCGTGCGCCACCGCGATGGCCTGATGCCCGAGACAGACCCCGAGGACCGGCACCCGGCCCGATGCCGCCCGGATCATCTCCACGGACGCCCCCGCGTCCGACGGGTGACCGGGCCCGGGCGAGATGACCAGGTGCGTGGCGTCGGTCTCTGCGAGGGCGGCGGGGCCGACCTCGTCGTTGCGCAGCACGCGTACGTCGGCACCGAGCAGCTGGAACGCCTGGACCAGGTTGTAGGTGAACGAGTCGTAGTTGTCGACGAGCAGCACACGGGCGGGGGCCTTCACAGTCCCTCCTCGGCCCACGCCAGGGCGGAGCGGAGCGCTTCGCTCTTGGCCAGGACTTCCTGGTGTTCACGGTCCGGATCGCTGTCGGCTACGATGCCGGCGCCGGCCTGGTAGGTGTAGCGTCCGTTCTCGAAGACCAGCGTGCGGATGGCGATGGCCTGATCCACCGTGCCCCCCACCCCGAAGTAGCCCACCGAGCCCGCGTAGAAGCCGCGGGGCGTGGGCTCGAGCCTCCGGATGATCTCGCCGGCGCGGATCTTGGGCGCGCCCACCACCGTGCCGGCGGGAAACGCGGCCGCGAAGACGTCCAGCGCGTCCGTGCCGGGTGCCAGCACGCCCTTCACGCCGCTCACCATGTGGATGACGTGGCTGTAGCGCTCGATGGTGCGGAAGGGCTCCACCCGGATGCTGCCCGGCACCGCCACCCGTCCCAGGTCGTTGCGGGCCAGGTCCACGAGCATGACGTGCTCGGCGTTCTCCTTGGGATCCGCGAGCAGATCGCGGATGCGCTCCTCATCCTCCGCATCGGTTGCCGCGCGCGGCCGCGTGCCCGCGATGGGCCGGAGCGAGGCCTCCCGCCCCGAGAGCGTGACCAGCGCCTCGGGAGAGGAGCCCACGATCTGCAGGTCGCCGAAGTCGAGGAAGTAGAGGTAGGGAGAGGGATTGAGCAGGCGCAGCGCCCGATAGACCTCGAAGGGACTCAGGTCGGTCTCGCCGCTGAAACCGATGGAGAGGACGATCTGGTAGATGTCGCCCGCTTCGATGTGCTGCTTCGCCTCCAGCACCGCGTCCGTGAAGGCCGCCGGGGACAAGGTGGGCGTCGGCGGTCCGTGGCGGCCGGGGGGACCGGCGTCGGGGAGGGCGCCGCGCAGCGCGCCGACCACGTCGGCGCGCAACCGCTGTCGCTCCTCCTCGGATCCGTCGTGCAGCAGCGCCGCGCGCCGGGTCATGTGATCGAACACCAGGATGGAGCGGGGTGCGAAGAAGCGTCCCAGCGGCGGCTCCGGCGGTGGGCCGCGATGGACCACCTCCTCGAACCAGCGATGCAGTCCGAAGCCGAGCGCCCCCACCAGGCCCCCGGTGAAGGGCACGCCGGCGGGCGCGGGCGCGGGCCGCGGGGCCCGCTCGACGGCAGCGCGGATCTCCGACAGCAGCCCCGCCCGCGACCCGGGCAGAGGCCGCCGCTCCCCACCCACGACGAGCCCATCGGCATCCAGCGCGACCTCGAGCCCACCGCCGAAGCCGATGAACGAGAAGCGCGCGATCCGCTCCCCGCCCTCGACGCTTTCCAGCAGGAAGCGGGGCCCCAGCGGGCGCAGCTTCAGGTAGGCGGAGACCGGGGTGTCCAGATCCGCGGTGATGTCGAAGTACTGTCGCATGTGCCTCCGTCCGGCGTACCGGAAAAAGAAAACGCCCGCCTCCCTCGCGGAGGCGGGCGTCTCAGACCCAGCGGGTCCCCGACCTAACGGCCGATGAGATCCTCCTCCGCGCGCACGGGTCCCCGCCACCACCAGGCCTGGTGGCGTCGGGCGTGCCATGCGGAGGTGCCGTGCCGAGTCATGCTCAACGGATAGGCCGAGCGCGTGCCGACGTCAAGATGCCCCTGGCGATGCCGCGGCGTTCCTACGACTCTGGGGCGATGGCAGGCTCGAAGCGGAAGAAGGGCGCGATCCAGCGCGCACGGCGGCTGGTGCGGCGAGCGGCCGGGAGTGGCTCCAAGAAGCCGGGAGCCGCGCCCGGGACGCTGGTCCACATCGGGAAGGTGCGGGAAGGCCCGGTCGCCCTGCGGGCGATGGACTTCGAGACCGGTCGGCTCGACGAGCACACCCTGACGGACGCGAAGGCCTG encodes:
- a CDS encoding N-(5'-phosphoribosyl)anthranilate isomerase, which translates into the protein MRIRVKICGLRSVEAIDAAVDAGADALGFVFAISPRRVEPDEALRLLGAVPAFVTTVGVFRYPTREEIEAVTARVPLDRVQAEPGRDVLAVVPLERLVPVFHDADDLVTRAVRYREEYGAARPLLLEGPGRGGQGIRPNWTRATALARQGRLVLAGGLDPDTVGEAIDRVRPWGVDV
- a CDS encoding indole-3-glycerol phosphate synthase TrpC, giving the protein MSDFLGRMAASSRARMEEARRLRPDAELRAAAEATPSPTPLMLHARFDVIAEIKPRSPAEGALERTVGPPLERARQYAAGGAAALSVLTEPEAFDGTLEDLSAVGEAVATPVLRKDFLVDAYQVWEAKVAGAAGVLLIARMLPGSALSEIAAAARALGMFVLAEAFDAPDLERIGRELDPVGSNDGSTPPVLVGVNTRDLTTLRVDPLRLERVRPALPDGCVAVAESGITNTDDVRRAVALGYRMALVGTALMRAPDAQRAVAGLIAAGREGGGA
- the trpD gene encoding anthranilate phosphoribosyltransferase encodes the protein MSDVLERLLRGEDLPQPDAEALLDVLTDPRTDAIWSGAVLAALRAKGETADEVRGFAVAMRKRARHVALPAGSGAVDLVGTGGDGSGSYNLSTGAALLAAAAGVPVVKHGNRSVSSASGAADVLGALGYARPQGPDAVPAALARSGFVFLFAPDFHPAVRTVAPVRQALGVRTIFNVLGPLSNPAEPPFAVIGAFSAPVARLMADALAGLDLERAFVVHGEPGWDEATPVGPFLLLDVQGGRVREETRDPADVGVARCTPGDLRGGDPTYNANALKSVFDGERGAHADALALSAGLALEVSGRAQDFADGVARARETLQSGAAATFLDRLTAA
- a CDS encoding aminodeoxychorismate/anthranilate synthase component II, with protein sequence MKAPARVLLVDNYDSFTYNLVQAFQLLGADVRVLRNDEVGPAALAETDATHLVISPGPGHPSDAGASVEMIRAASGRVPVLGVCLGHQAIAVAHGLEVGRAQRLMHGKTSRVYHDHRTLFEGLPNPFEAGRYHSLAVSEPPTASGLVISAYTSDGEVMGIRHAELPIEGVQFHPESVLTPDGERLLKNFLDQADG
- a CDS encoding anthranilate synthase component I family protein, translated to MRQYFDITADLDTPVSAYLKLRPLGPRFLLESVEGGERIARFSFIGFGGGLEVALDADGLVVGGERRPLPGSRAGLLSEIRAAVERAPRPAPAPAGVPFTGGLVGALGFGLHRWFEEVVHRGPPPEPPLGRFFAPRSILVFDHMTRRAALLHDGSEEERQRLRADVVGALRGALPDAGPPGRHGPPTPTLSPAAFTDAVLEAKQHIEAGDIYQIVLSIGFSGETDLSPFEVYRALRLLNPSPYLYFLDFGDLQIVGSSPEALVTLSGREASLRPIAGTRPRAATDAEDEERIRDLLADPKENAEHVMLVDLARNDLGRVAVPGSIRVEPFRTIERYSHVIHMVSGVKGVLAPGTDALDVFAAAFPAGTVVGAPKIRAGEIIRRLEPTPRGFYAGSVGYFGVGGTVDQAIAIRTLVFENGRYTYQAGAGIVADSDPDREHQEVLAKSEALRSALAWAEEGL